In the genome of Segatella copri, one region contains:
- a CDS encoding ROK family protein, with the protein MSKGIGVSLPTATNALNELIKGGLVKEIGKKDNSPGRIPMVYDLMPNAGYFVGVNPEMNCLALAASDFCGNLITEKTKVPYEYRNNPENLERLSEIINDFIASLPVSKEEILQICVNVAERVNPFDGSAYNMFTFLDKPLADKLTELIQLPVCIENDTRSMAFAEFIKGRCKGMKDVIFVNMCWGLGIGIIIDGKLYYGKSGYSGEFGHMTAYNNNIICHCGKIGCIETEVSGRALKRKLTENIMAGKPSILSDKVLNRKEELSLQDIMDAIAKEDVLSLATLQHIADELGKQLAGIINIFNPEMLVIGGEMSVTGDYLTLPVNMGIKKYSLNVMNEDSQIVTSDLKALAGITGACLMARHKILNED; encoded by the coding sequence ATGTCGAAGGGAATTGGAGTGAGTCTTCCAACTGCGACCAACGCCCTCAACGAACTGATAAAGGGTGGACTCGTCAAGGAGATTGGCAAGAAAGACAACTCCCCGGGGCGCATCCCAATGGTTTACGACCTTATGCCTAATGCCGGATACTTCGTTGGAGTAAATCCAGAGATGAACTGTCTGGCACTTGCCGCCAGCGATTTCTGCGGCAATTTGATAACTGAAAAGACTAAAGTTCCTTACGAATACAGGAACAATCCGGAGAATTTGGAAAGACTGAGCGAGATTATCAACGACTTCATCGCCAGTCTTCCCGTCTCCAAGGAAGAAATTCTGCAAATCTGCGTGAATGTGGCTGAACGCGTGAACCCTTTCGATGGCAGTGCCTACAACATGTTCACCTTCTTAGATAAACCCCTGGCAGACAAGCTGACGGAACTCATCCAGCTTCCAGTCTGCATAGAGAATGATACGCGAAGCATGGCCTTCGCCGAATTCATCAAGGGACGCTGCAAGGGAATGAAAGATGTGATTTTCGTGAACATGTGCTGGGGACTGGGAATCGGAATCATCATCGACGGAAAACTCTATTACGGCAAGTCGGGCTATTCGGGCGAATTTGGCCACATGACTGCCTACAACAATAACATCATCTGCCACTGCGGCAAGATAGGCTGCATAGAAACCGAAGTTTCGGGCAGAGCACTGAAGAGAAAACTCACAGAGAACATCATGGCGGGCAAGCCTTCCATCCTCTCTGACAAGGTTCTCAACCGAAAAGAAGAACTCTCGCTTCAAGACATCATGGACGCCATCGCCAAGGAAGATGTACTCAGCCTCGCCACCCTGCAGCATATCGCTGACGAACTGGGCAAGCAGCTGGCTGGAATCATCAATATCTTCAACCCGGAAATGCTGGTCATCGGAGGAGAAATGTCGGTAACAGGCGACTATCTGACCCTCCCGGTGAACATGGGAATCAAGAAATACTCGCTCAACGTAATGAATGAGGATTCACAGATTGTCACCTCCGACCTGAAGGCACTCGCCGGCATTACAGGAGCCTGCCTGATGGCAAGACACAAAATCCTGAACGAGGATTAA
- a CDS encoding RagB/SusD family nutrient uptake outer membrane protein, giving the protein MRTKKLLYMGCLMAASLLTFSSCGDFLDEEPKGQLTPNNFFNSEDDLTASVNALYDRINQTQSWTNPMYPQWQGDDITANPGSNKQACAALDAFASDGANKGVTDAWNQHYSVIKAANLITESAGNAPVAQEKINVALGNAHFWRAYAYYYLVRVFGPVPLITGTDVSQLDVAPSSVEKVYELIVSDLKAAVNELPTKYEKEPSRLFGVDIWSTKQAAQATLSAVYMSMAGYPLNKGTEYYKLAAEQAKAVIDGNGSYGFILNPEWKDVYSMGNNYNMETVLGINNDAKGWWDHDSQLSSCCRFEGLGDGGWGDAWGEIAFWKRFPEGARKDAIYAPKITFQEGNKITEVCNWWDLCTEEKKNDKGEVVKKVGDPVVDAYHPMFCIFTVNSDENGNMLRQAYDYLAPNWGGMVNDRRHNLIRYSEILLWYAESAARSGGDLGKAKDCLRQVRSRAVNDVENVTLSNGTTVKIADMNAEQLAEACYIEHGWEVAGNWVSMVTRRSDELRMNELKKNFDYRVANAPLFIAKDAKGKDITAKEQVTVSGSWTEDRIYCPYPTTDVEKNPNLKR; this is encoded by the coding sequence ATGAGAACTAAAAAATTATTATATATGGGTTGTCTCATGGCAGCATCCTTGCTCACTTTCTCTTCTTGTGGAGACTTCCTGGATGAGGAACCTAAGGGACAGTTGACCCCAAACAACTTCTTCAATAGCGAAGATGACCTGACTGCAAGTGTTAACGCACTGTATGACAGAATCAACCAGACCCAGAGCTGGACCAACCCTATGTACCCACAGTGGCAGGGCGATGATATTACAGCTAACCCTGGTTCTAACAAGCAGGCTTGTGCTGCGCTTGATGCTTTTGCATCTGACGGTGCCAACAAGGGTGTTACTGACGCTTGGAACCAGCACTATTCAGTAATCAAAGCTGCTAACCTAATTACTGAGAGTGCAGGCAATGCACCTGTAGCTCAGGAGAAGATCAACGTGGCTTTGGGTAATGCACACTTCTGGCGTGCATACGCTTACTACTATCTGGTACGTGTATTCGGTCCTGTGCCATTGATTACAGGTACTGACGTTTCTCAGTTGGACGTTGCTCCATCAAGTGTAGAAAAGGTATATGAACTGATTGTTTCCGACTTGAAGGCAGCCGTTAACGAGCTTCCTACCAAGTATGAGAAGGAGCCTAGCCGCTTGTTCGGTGTAGATATCTGGAGTACTAAGCAGGCTGCACAGGCTACCTTGTCAGCAGTTTATATGTCTATGGCTGGTTACCCACTCAACAAGGGTACAGAATACTACAAGCTCGCTGCAGAGCAGGCTAAGGCAGTCATCGACGGCAACGGTTCTTACGGCTTCATCCTGAACCCAGAGTGGAAGGATGTCTATTCTATGGGTAACAACTACAACATGGAGACCGTGCTTGGAATCAACAACGATGCCAAAGGCTGGTGGGATCATGATTCTCAGCTTTCTTCCTGCTGCCGTTTCGAGGGTCTCGGCGATGGTGGCTGGGGTGATGCTTGGGGTGAAATCGCATTCTGGAAGAGATTCCCAGAGGGTGCTCGTAAGGATGCTATCTATGCTCCTAAGATTACATTCCAGGAAGGAAATAAGATTACTGAAGTTTGCAACTGGTGGGATTTATGCACAGAAGAGAAAAAGAATGACAAGGGTGAAGTTGTCAAGAAAGTTGGCGACCCTGTAGTAGATGCTTACCACCCAATGTTCTGTATCTTCACCGTTAACTCAGACGAGAACGGCAACATGCTCCGTCAGGCTTATGATTACCTGGCTCCTAACTGGGGTGGTATGGTTAACGACCGTCGTCACAACCTGATCCGTTACTCTGAGATTCTTCTTTGGTATGCTGAGAGCGCAGCTCGCTCTGGTGGCGACTTGGGCAAGGCTAAGGATTGCCTCCGCCAGGTTCGCAGCCGTGCCGTAAACGATGTTGAGAACGTTACTTTGAGCAATGGTACTACCGTGAAGATTGCTGATATGAATGCAGAGCAGCTGGCTGAGGCTTGCTACATTGAGCACGGATGGGAAGTTGCCGGCAACTGGGTTTCTATGGTTACACGCCGTTCTGACGAGCTTCGTATGAACGAGTTGAAGAAGAACTTCGACTACCGCGTTGCTAATGCTCCTCTCTTTATTGCAAAAGATGCTAAGGGTAAGGACATTACAGCTAAGGAACAAGTTACAGTTTCTGGTTCTTGGACAGAGGATAGAATTTACTGTCCTTACCCAACAACAGACGTTGAGAAGAACCCGAACCTGAAGAGATAA
- a CDS encoding sulfatase, translating into MAALQAMPLSIFAQNAGDRPNILYIMCDDHAMQAISAYGSPISKLAPTPNIDRLAERGMKFNQAFVENSLSTPSRACLMTGLYSHQNGQRQLAEGIDSTKTFFSELLQGAGYSTAVVGKWHMSCSPKGFDYYRVLDDQGQYYNPTFASTGQYGNFKQEMGYATDLITDHAIEYLNNRDKNKPFCLLVHHKAPHRLWMPNTKYVGKYGNVNFPLPETFWDDYETRGSAASTQKMSIDKYMEMVRDLKVPEMYDPSTPEGRDSYNGLMGEMNRMTPQQRAAIDAYYMPRNREFLSKNLTGKALVEWKYQNYIRDYMAVIASVDESVGRLLDYLDKNNLSENTIIVYTSDQGFYMGEHGWFDKRFMYEESFHTPLIISYPKHIQPKSECNQMVQNIDFAPTFLDLAGLQKPKYMPGTSLQPLFAGQPVKKWRKSLYYHYYDYPTYHLVRKHDGVRTERYKLIHFYGKGGERAVVENKYQAQPGTRENNCFKALKSINYFTNDADIDYWELYDIQADPNELNNIYGKPGTQKIEKELKKLLANYRKDLKVDE; encoded by the coding sequence ATGGCTGCCCTGCAGGCAATGCCGCTGTCGATCTTCGCTCAGAATGCAGGAGACCGACCTAACATCTTGTACATCATGTGCGACGACCACGCCATGCAAGCAATCAGCGCATACGGCAGCCCAATCTCCAAATTGGCTCCAACTCCAAACATCGACCGCCTAGCTGAAAGAGGAATGAAGTTTAACCAGGCTTTCGTAGAGAACTCACTCTCTACTCCTAGCCGTGCCTGCCTGATGACAGGTCTCTATAGCCACCAGAACGGACAGCGCCAGCTGGCTGAGGGTATTGACTCTACCAAGACCTTCTTCTCAGAACTGCTGCAGGGTGCCGGATATTCTACTGCCGTGGTAGGTAAGTGGCACATGTCGTGCAGTCCTAAGGGCTTTGATTACTACCGCGTATTGGATGACCAGGGTCAGTATTACAACCCAACCTTTGCCTCTACCGGCCAGTATGGCAACTTCAAGCAGGAGATGGGTTACGCCACCGACCTCATCACCGACCATGCCATCGAGTACCTGAACAACCGCGACAAGAACAAGCCATTCTGTCTACTGGTTCACCACAAGGCACCTCATCGCCTCTGGATGCCTAACACCAAGTATGTAGGCAAGTATGGCAACGTGAACTTCCCATTGCCGGAAACCTTCTGGGATGATTACGAGACCCGTGGTTCCGCAGCATCTACCCAGAAGATGTCTATCGACAAATACATGGAGATGGTACGCGACCTGAAGGTTCCTGAGATGTACGACCCTTCTACTCCAGAAGGCAGAGACTCTTATAACGGCTTGATGGGCGAGATGAACCGCATGACTCCACAGCAGCGTGCAGCCATCGACGCCTACTACATGCCTAGAAACCGTGAGTTCCTGAGCAAGAACCTGACAGGCAAGGCGTTGGTAGAATGGAAATACCAAAACTACATCCGCGACTACATGGCTGTTATCGCATCGGTAGATGAGAGCGTGGGCAGACTGCTGGATTACCTTGACAAGAACAATCTCTCAGAGAACACCATCATCGTCTATACATCCGACCAGGGATTCTACATGGGCGAGCACGGATGGTTCGACAAGCGATTCATGTACGAAGAATCATTCCACACTCCACTCATCATCAGCTATCCTAAGCACATCCAGCCAAAGAGCGAATGCAACCAGATGGTTCAGAACATCGACTTCGCACCTACCTTCCTCGACCTGGCTGGTTTGCAGAAGCCTAAGTACATGCCTGGAACATCGCTCCAGCCGCTGTTTGCCGGTCAGCCAGTGAAGAAGTGGCGCAAGAGCCTGTACTATCACTACTACGACTACCCAACCTATCACCTGGTACGCAAGCACGACGGTGTGCGCACCGAGCGCTACAAGCTGATTCATTTCTACGGCAAGGGTGGTGAGAGAGCCGTGGTAGAGAACAAGTACCAGGCACAGCCAGGCACTAGAGAGAACAACTGCTTCAAAGCCCTGAAGTCTATCAACTACTTCACCAATGATGCAGACATCGACTACTGGGAGTTGTACGACATCCAGGCAGACCCTAACGAGTTGAACAACATCTACGGCAAGCCTGGCACCCAGAAGATAGAGAAAGAACTGAAGAAGCTTCTCGCCAACTACCGCAAGGACTTAAAGGTAGATGAATAA
- a CDS encoding arylsulfatase, which translates to MNRTNKTIWLTGVGIICLPTLVWAKQNVQQPNILFILCDDMGYGDLACYGQPYIHTPNIDQMAREGMRFTQAYAGSPVSAPSRATIMTGQHSGHTHVRGNKEYWRNVPMVKYGVNEDFSVVGQEPYDPQHKILPEMLKDKGYRTGVFGKWAGGYEGSASTPDKRGIDEFYGYICQFQAHLYYPNFLNRYSKSQGDTAVVREIMEQNIQYPTFGKDYFKRKQYSARIIHDKALEWIDKQDSQHPFVGFLTYTLPHAELAQPEDSILENYQKKFFEDKTWGGQEGSRYNAVVHTHAQFAGMITRLDQYVGEVFAKLKEKGLDKNTVVIFTSDNGPHEEGGADPKFFGRDGKLKGLKRQCYEGGIRIPFIAWWPEHIKAGSVNDTQFAFYDLMPTFCDLAGIKNFAKRYTNRKLAGDGFDGISIAPTLLGKDAEQKHHEYLYWEFHETDQIGVRKGDWKMVVVKGKPHLYNLASDIHEDHDVAAEHPEIVKDLLAAIQKEHRDSKDFKITLPEF; encoded by the coding sequence ATGAATAGAACTAACAAAACAATATGGCTCACAGGGGTAGGCATCATTTGCCTGCCTACCCTTGTATGGGCTAAGCAGAACGTGCAGCAGCCCAATATCCTCTTCATCCTCTGCGATGATATGGGATATGGTGATTTGGCTTGCTATGGTCAGCCATACATCCATACACCCAACATCGACCAGATGGCTAGAGAAGGAATGCGATTCACCCAGGCATACGCCGGTTCGCCGGTTTCAGCCCCTTCGCGTGCTACCATCATGACCGGTCAGCATTCCGGCCACACCCACGTAAGAGGCAACAAGGAATACTGGAGAAACGTGCCGATGGTAAAGTATGGAGTAAACGAGGACTTTTCCGTGGTGGGTCAGGAACCTTACGACCCGCAGCATAAGATTCTTCCGGAAATGCTCAAGGACAAGGGATACCGCACCGGTGTCTTCGGAAAATGGGCAGGCGGATACGAAGGTTCTGCCTCTACTCCCGACAAACGTGGCATAGATGAATTCTACGGCTACATCTGCCAGTTCCAGGCACATCTTTATTATCCCAACTTCCTGAACCGTTACAGCAAGTCACAGGGAGATACGGCTGTGGTAAGAGAAATCATGGAGCAGAATATCCAGTACCCGACGTTCGGCAAGGACTATTTCAAGCGCAAGCAGTATTCTGCCCGCATCATCCACGACAAGGCTTTGGAGTGGATTGACAAGCAGGATAGCCAGCATCCTTTCGTGGGATTCCTCACCTATACCCTGCCTCATGCCGAACTGGCTCAGCCAGAGGATTCTATCCTGGAGAACTATCAGAAGAAATTCTTCGAGGACAAGACCTGGGGCGGACAGGAAGGTTCCCGATACAACGCCGTGGTTCATACCCACGCTCAGTTTGCCGGAATGATTACCCGACTCGACCAGTATGTGGGCGAAGTATTTGCCAAACTGAAGGAGAAGGGCCTCGACAAGAACACCGTGGTCATCTTTACCTCGGACAACGGTCCTCACGAGGAAGGCGGTGCCGACCCGAAGTTCTTCGGTCGCGACGGAAAATTGAAAGGCTTGAAGCGCCAGTGCTACGAGGGCGGAATCCGCATCCCATTCATTGCCTGGTGGCCAGAGCATATCAAGGCAGGCAGCGTAAACGATACCCAGTTTGCCTTCTACGACCTGATGCCAACCTTCTGCGACCTTGCCGGAATCAAGAACTTCGCCAAGCGCTACACCAACAGGAAGTTGGCTGGCGACGGCTTCGACGGTATTTCCATCGCTCCTACCCTTCTGGGCAAGGATGCCGAGCAGAAGCACCACGAATACCTCTATTGGGAATTTCATGAGACCGACCAGATTGGCGTGAGAAAGGGCGACTGGAAGATGGTAGTAGTAAAAGGCAAGCCTCACCTCTACAACCTGGCTTCGGATATTCACGAAGACCACGATGTGGCGGCAGAACATCCTGAAATCGTGAAAGATCTGCTGGCTGCCATCCAGAAGGAGCACAGAGACAGCAAGGACTTCAAGATAACGCTGCCAGAGTTTTAA
- a CDS encoding anaerobic sulfatase-maturation protein, with protein sequence MNDNIATPFAKPLYVMLKPAGAHCNLACKYCYYLEKNNLYQNSHRHLMSDEMLEQFTREYIEAQTMPQVLFTWHGGEPLMRSIDFYKKALALQKKYAHGKQIDNVIQTNGTLLTDEWCEFFAKNHWLVGISIDGPQEYHDHYRVTPAGKPSWEKVMQGISLLKKHRVEWNAMAVVNAYNAEHPLEFYHFFRDNGCQYLQFTPIVERLTEHEDGRTLASLADDREIPLADASVTPQQWGNFLCTIFDDWVRHDVGKTFVEIFDCTLANWMGVLPGICAYSKECGHAGVMEHNGDVYSCDHFVFPEYKLGNIREQSLIDMLYGEKQQAFSRLKHTSLPRQCKECDMEFACHGECPKNRFEKDKYGEPGLNYLCQGYYQYYTHVAPYMDFMKRELLAQRPPANIMNVLKNN encoded by the coding sequence ATGAACGACAACATAGCAACCCCATTTGCCAAGCCACTGTATGTGATGCTGAAGCCGGCAGGCGCCCATTGCAACCTGGCTTGCAAATACTGTTATTATCTGGAAAAGAACAATCTTTACCAGAACTCCCACCGCCATCTGATGAGCGATGAGATGCTGGAGCAATTCACCCGAGAGTACATCGAGGCACAAACCATGCCGCAGGTGCTTTTCACCTGGCACGGAGGCGAGCCGCTGATGCGCTCCATCGACTTCTACAAGAAGGCGCTGGCGCTTCAGAAGAAGTACGCCCACGGCAAACAGATAGATAATGTCATCCAGACCAACGGCACACTCCTCACCGACGAATGGTGCGAGTTCTTTGCCAAGAACCACTGGCTGGTAGGCATTTCCATCGACGGTCCCCAGGAGTATCACGACCACTATCGCGTAACTCCTGCCGGAAAGCCTTCCTGGGAAAAGGTGATGCAGGGCATCAGCCTGCTGAAAAAGCATCGGGTGGAATGGAATGCTATGGCGGTGGTCAATGCCTACAACGCTGAACATCCGCTGGAGTTCTATCATTTCTTCAGAGACAACGGTTGCCAGTACTTGCAGTTTACCCCTATCGTGGAGCGACTGACGGAACATGAAGACGGTCGCACCCTGGCGAGTCTTGCCGACGACAGGGAGATTCCGCTTGCAGATGCTTCCGTTACCCCGCAACAGTGGGGCAACTTCCTCTGCACCATCTTCGACGACTGGGTGCGCCACGATGTGGGTAAGACCTTTGTGGAAATCTTCGACTGCACACTTGCCAACTGGATGGGGGTGCTGCCAGGCATCTGCGCCTACTCCAAGGAGTGCGGTCATGCAGGCGTGATGGAACACAATGGCGATGTGTATTCCTGCGATCACTTCGTCTTTCCGGAATACAAGCTGGGAAACATCAGGGAGCAGTCGCTCATCGACATGCTTTATGGCGAAAAGCAGCAGGCTTTCAGCCGGTTGAAGCACACTTCGCTGCCCCGCCAGTGCAAGGAGTGCGACATGGAGTTCGCCTGCCATGGCGAATGCCCCAAGAACCGGTTCGAGAAGGATAAGTATGGAGAGCCGGGCCTGAACTATCTCTGCCAGGGATACTATCAGTACTATACGCATGTGGCTCCCTACATGGACTTCATGAAGCGGGAACTCCTCGCCCAGCGTCCGCCTGCCAACATTATGAATGTTTTAAAAAATAACTAA
- a CDS encoding AAA family ATPase — translation MVQTNPFLIEGYLSPDFFCDRVEETALLTRHLTNRCNVALIAPRRLGKSGLIYHCFYQKEIREQYHCIYIDIYDTKNLGEFVYSLGKGILAALKPKGRKVWEFFLNILQSLKSTISFDINGNPEWSVGIGDIQSPDITLDEIFAYLSQADKPCLIAIDEFQTIAGYPEKTVEATLRKRIQNCHNANFIFSGSKRHMMALMFTSRSRPFYHSSSIMGLEAINEQTYLEFANHHLSKIDKEISAEAFSYLYHRFDGITWYIQYVLNMLYTSISDSRVLGKEDVEYCIESILSQHRFAYQALLFQLTSKQKQVLIAIAREGSPSSLMSQEFLHKYRLGASTVQGAVKTLLERDFITQDEGVYQLCDKFLELSLKEEI, via the coding sequence ATGGTACAGACCAATCCGTTTCTCATAGAAGGATATTTATCCCCAGATTTCTTCTGCGACAGAGTAGAAGAAACCGCCTTGCTTACACGGCATCTAACCAACCGATGCAATGTGGCATTGATAGCACCACGACGATTGGGAAAGTCGGGGTTGATTTATCATTGTTTCTATCAGAAGGAAATCCGGGAGCAGTATCATTGCATCTATATTGATATTTACGATACCAAGAATCTCGGGGAGTTTGTTTACTCCCTGGGCAAGGGGATTCTTGCTGCATTGAAACCCAAGGGCAGAAAGGTGTGGGAGTTCTTCCTGAATATACTTCAGTCGTTGAAATCTACCATTTCTTTCGATATCAATGGAAATCCGGAATGGAGCGTGGGCATCGGAGATATTCAGTCGCCTGATATTACGCTGGATGAGATCTTTGCCTATCTTTCCCAGGCAGATAAGCCCTGTCTGATTGCCATCGATGAATTCCAGACCATTGCCGGTTATCCAGAGAAAACGGTGGAGGCTACTTTGCGCAAGCGCATCCAGAACTGTCATAACGCTAACTTCATCTTTTCAGGTTCCAAGCGCCACATGATGGCACTGATGTTTACTTCCAGGTCACGTCCTTTCTATCACAGTTCGAGCATCATGGGATTGGAGGCTATCAACGAACAGACTTATCTGGAGTTTGCCAACCATCATCTGTCTAAAATCGACAAGGAGATTTCTGCGGAAGCGTTCTCCTATCTTTATCATCGTTTTGATGGTATTACCTGGTATATTCAGTATGTGCTCAACATGCTCTATACTTCGATTTCAGATTCCAGGGTTCTGGGAAAGGAGGATGTGGAATATTGCATAGAGAGCATTCTTTCGCAGCATCGCTTTGCCTATCAGGCTCTGCTGTTCCAGCTTACCAGCAAGCAGAAGCAGGTGCTCATCGCCATAGCCAGGGAGGGAAGTCCTTCCTCGCTGATGTCGCAGGAGTTCCTACATAAATATCGTCTGGGTGCCAGCACCGTGCAGGGGGCCGTGAAGACCTTGCTCGAAAGGGATTTTATCACGCAGGATGAGGGGGTATATCAGCTATGCGATAAGTTCCTGGAATTAAGTTTAAAGGAAGAGATATAG
- a CDS encoding aldo/keto reductase — translation MDLKGIYTADANRYGEAEALYKRCGKSGVLLPKISLGFWHNFGGVDPYERSRAITHYAFDHGITHFDLANNYGPPYGSAEETMGRLMKDDFLPYRDELFISTKAGYDMWEGPYGNWGSRKYLMASLDQSLKRMNLDYVDLFYSHRYDPNTPLEETLQAMVDIVKQGKALYLGISRWPLEALKFADQYLKERDCPLLIFQDRLNMLDRAPQENGTLDYCHENGIGFISFSPLAQGLLTDRYLNGIPADSRMAKEHFLKHSALTPELLEQLKQWNAEAGERGETLAEMALAWILHQKGVTSVLVGASSTAQLEKNMKCVHAKAF, via the coding sequence ATGGACTTAAAAGGAATCTACACAGCCGATGCCAATCGCTATGGCGAAGCTGAGGCGCTTTACAAGAGATGCGGCAAGAGCGGAGTCTTGCTGCCTAAGATTAGTCTGGGATTCTGGCACAACTTCGGAGGAGTAGATCCTTACGAGCGAAGCCGTGCCATCACCCACTATGCCTTCGACCACGGAATCACTCACTTCGACCTTGCCAACAACTATGGTCCTCCTTACGGAAGCGCTGAGGAAACCATGGGCAGACTGATGAAGGATGACTTCCTGCCCTATCGCGACGAACTCTTCATCTCTACCAAGGCGGGATACGATATGTGGGAAGGTCCTTACGGCAACTGGGGCTCTCGCAAGTATCTGATGGCGAGCCTCGACCAGAGTCTCAAGCGCATGAATCTGGACTATGTGGACCTCTTCTACAGTCATCGCTACGACCCGAATACGCCGCTGGAGGAAACCCTCCAGGCAATGGTAGACATCGTGAAACAGGGCAAGGCACTCTATCTCGGCATCAGCCGATGGCCATTGGAGGCACTGAAGTTCGCCGATCAATATCTGAAGGAGCGCGACTGTCCGCTGCTCATCTTCCAGGACAGACTCAACATGCTCGACCGTGCGCCACAAGAAAACGGAACCCTCGACTACTGCCACGAAAACGGCATCGGATTCATCTCCTTCTCGCCTTTGGCACAAGGTCTCCTCACCGACCGCTATCTCAACGGCATCCCAGCCGATAGCCGCATGGCAAAGGAGCACTTCCTGAAGCACAGCGCCCTGACTCCAGAACTCCTGGAGCAGTTAAAGCAATGGAATGCAGAAGCCGGCGAACGAGGCGAAACCCTCGCCGAGATGGCACTGGCGTGGATTCTCCACCAGAAAGGCGTAACCAGCGTACTGGTAGGTGCCAGCTCTACAGCCCAGCTGGAAAAGAACATGAAATGCGTTCATGCCAAGGCATTCTAA
- a CDS encoding peptidase U32 family protein — MDTKINEFEVMAPVGSRESLAAAIQAGADSVYFGIGKLNMRSHSANHFTIDDLREIAATCNEHGIKTYLTVNTVIYDNDIPTMKEIIDAAKEAGISAVIASDVAVMSYCNEVGEEVHLSTQLNISNTEALKFYARFADVSVLARELNMDQVKHIHEQIEKQNICGPMGKQIRIEMFCHGALCMAVSGKCYMSLANANRSANRGECVQICRRSYTVTDNETGNQLEIDNKYVMSPKDLKTIRFIDRMMDAGVRVFKIEGRARGPEYVYTVVKCYKEAIAAVLDGTFTEEKKDAWDERLATVFNRGFWDGYYQGQTLGEWNKHYGSVATEKKVLVGKVMKYFSKLGVAEVAVEASTFDKGEKLLITGNTTGVMYLNADEIRYDLKPVETAQQGWRVSIPVPDKVRPNDKLYKLITVNEIKEIK; from the coding sequence ATGGATACAAAGATAAACGAATTTGAGGTGATGGCACCTGTGGGCTCGCGCGAGTCTTTGGCTGCCGCTATCCAGGCTGGTGCCGACTCCGTATATTTCGGAATCGGCAAGTTGAACATGCGTTCACATTCTGCCAATCATTTTACTATTGACGACCTGCGTGAGATTGCTGCCACCTGCAACGAGCATGGCATCAAGACTTACCTCACCGTCAATACAGTGATTTACGACAACGACATCCCTACGATGAAGGAAATCATTGATGCTGCCAAGGAGGCAGGCATCTCTGCCGTCATCGCCAGCGATGTGGCTGTAATGAGCTATTGCAACGAAGTGGGTGAAGAAGTTCACTTATCCACACAGTTAAATATCTCAAACACAGAGGCTTTGAAGTTTTATGCACGCTTTGCGGATGTTTCTGTTCTGGCACGTGAATTAAACATGGACCAGGTGAAGCACATCCACGAACAGATAGAGAAGCAGAACATCTGCGGCCCTATGGGCAAGCAGATTCGCATCGAGATGTTCTGCCATGGCGCCCTGTGCATGGCGGTATCAGGCAAGTGCTACATGAGCCTCGCCAATGCCAACCGCTCTGCCAACCGTGGCGAGTGCGTTCAGATTTGCCGCCGCAGCTATACCGTTACGGATAACGAAACCGGCAACCAGCTGGAAATAGACAACAAGTATGTAATGAGTCCGAAGGACTTGAAGACCATCCGCTTCATCGACCGCATGATGGATGCCGGCGTTCGCGTCTTCAAGATTGAGGGTCGTGCCCGTGGACCTGAATACGTATATACCGTAGTGAAGTGCTACAAGGAGGCGATAGCCGCCGTGCTGGACGGTACCTTTACCGAAGAGAAAAAGGATGCCTGGGATGAAAGACTTGCCACCGTATTCAACCGCGGTTTCTGGGATGGTTACTACCAGGGTCAGACCCTCGGCGAATGGAACAAGCACTATGGTTCTGTGGCTACCGAGAAGAAGGTGCTCGTGGGCAAGGTGATGAAATACTTCTCCAAGCTGGGCGTGGCAGAGGTTGCCGTAGAGGCTTCTACCTTTGATAAGGGCGAGAAACTTCTGATTACGGGTAACACCACCGGCGTAATGTATCTCAATGCCGATGAAATTCGCTACGACCTGAAGCCTGTAGAAACAGCGCAGCAGGGCTGGAGAGTTTCTATCCCTGTGCCGGATAAGGTGCGCCCTAACGATAAGCTCTATAAGTTGATTACAGTAAACGAAATTAAAGAAATTAAATAA